The following proteins are co-located in the Paenibacillus sp. JNUCC32 genome:
- the accD gene encoding acetyl-CoA carboxylase, carboxyltransferase subunit beta yields the protein MFKDLFQKKRKYATIPSERLGTAGQPQEGERPKREIPEGLMNKCAKCGTIQYSKELEKNLKVCQECGHHMRLNAVERIAMTLDETGFEEFDAEMISVDPLKFPGYAAKLEQQKMKSGLHDAVITGQGSILGQPVVVAVMSFDFFTGSMGSVVGEKITRAIEFATDKRLPLIIFSTSGGARMQESILSLMQMAKTSAALSRFNELGGLYISVITDPTTGGVSASFATLGDINIAEPGAVFGFAGRIVIEQTIRQKLPDDFQTAEFNLAHGQLDMVIHRKDMRSMLGKLLEMHTVKGGF from the coding sequence GTGTTTAAAGACTTGTTTCAGAAAAAAAGAAAATACGCAACGATCCCATCGGAACGACTTGGGACGGCAGGGCAGCCTCAGGAAGGCGAACGCCCGAAACGGGAAATTCCGGAAGGTCTGATGAATAAGTGTGCCAAGTGCGGCACCATTCAATACAGCAAAGAGCTTGAGAAGAATCTGAAGGTGTGTCAGGAGTGCGGGCATCATATGCGCTTGAACGCGGTTGAGCGGATTGCCATGACGCTGGATGAGACAGGCTTTGAAGAGTTTGACGCGGAGATGATCTCGGTGGACCCGCTCAAGTTTCCGGGATATGCGGCCAAGCTGGAGCAGCAGAAGATGAAATCCGGACTGCATGATGCGGTGATTACCGGCCAAGGCTCCATTCTGGGCCAGCCCGTTGTGGTGGCCGTGATGAGTTTTGACTTCTTCACGGGAAGCATGGGCTCCGTCGTTGGGGAAAAAATCACCCGTGCGATCGAGTTTGCGACGGACAAGCGTTTACCGCTCATTATTTTCTCCACTTCCGGCGGCGCCCGGATGCAGGAGAGCATTCTCAGTTTGATGCAGATGGCCAAAACAAGCGCGGCCCTGTCCAGGTTCAATGAACTCGGCGGGCTCTACATTTCAGTGATCACGGATCCGACGACCGGCGGCGTGTCCGCCAGCTTCGCGACGCTTGGCGATATCAACATCGCCGAGCCGGGAGCCGTATTCGGCTTTGCGGGCCGTATCGTTATTGAACAGACCATTCGCCAGAAGCTGCCGGACGATTTCCAGACAGCGGAGTTCAATTTGGCGCATGGTCAGCTTGACATGGTTATTCATCGGAAAGATATGCGCTCCATGCTTGGTAAGCTGCTGGAGATGCATACCGTGAAAGGGGGATTCTGA
- a CDS encoding phosphatidylglycerophosphatase A family protein → MSIDLAESMLSRRGVSVNSIADIVLKLQQRYHPTLTIEQCEESVRAVLGKREVQYTLYTGIALDELAEKKLLPEPLQSIMEQDEPLYGVDETMALGVTSIYGMIGLTSFGYLDKEKIGVIEILNEKTDGIHVFLDDLVAGIAAAASSRIAHNNPDAAHYTAGSD, encoded by the coding sequence GTGTCAATCGACTTGGCAGAGAGCATGCTCAGCCGCAGAGGAGTCAGCGTAAACTCCATCGCGGATATTGTGTTGAAGCTTCAACAGCGCTACCATCCGACGCTAACCATCGAGCAGTGCGAGGAAAGCGTGCGGGCCGTGCTCGGGAAGCGCGAAGTGCAGTATACCCTGTATACGGGCATTGCGCTGGATGAGCTGGCGGAGAAGAAACTGCTGCCGGAGCCGCTGCAATCAATTATGGAGCAGGACGAACCGTTGTACGGTGTGGATGAGACCATGGCGCTCGGTGTCACGAGCATATACGGCATGATTGGACTGACGAGCTTCGGCTACCTGGATAAAGAAAAAATTGGCGTGATTGAGATATTAAATGAAAAAACGGACGGGATTCATGTGTTTCTGGATGATCTCGTTGCAGGCATTGCCGCCGCCGCTTCCTCGCGAATCGCGCATAACAATCCCGATGCGGCCCATTATACCGCGGGATCTGACTGA
- a CDS encoding acyl-CoA thioesterase, translated as MASPSVPTRSRWFWTSFRVRYQESDQMGVVYHANYLNWFEIGRTEMIREMGFTYRGMEEEGVLLPVVDLDIKYRRPARYDDLVTIFTRMTAFSPLRIHYEYEVRLLSEQEQADLGARGWHTESELPGALLTAGATRHVWLNREWKPARLDKCAPKLYDALKDTLLGRKE; from the coding sequence TTGGCTAGTCCATCCGTACCGACGCGAAGCCGCTGGTTCTGGACATCCTTTCGGGTGCGTTACCAGGAAAGCGATCAAATGGGTGTCGTGTATCATGCGAACTATTTAAACTGGTTTGAGATCGGGCGTACCGAAATGATCCGTGAAATGGGATTTACGTATCGGGGAATGGAAGAAGAAGGCGTCCTGCTCCCTGTAGTGGATCTAGACATCAAGTATCGCCGGCCGGCGCGATATGATGATCTCGTGACAATATTTACAAGAATGACTGCTTTCTCCCCGCTGCGAATACACTATGAATACGAGGTCCGTCTGCTGAGTGAGCAGGAGCAGGCGGATTTGGGAGCGAGGGGTTGGCATACCGAGTCCGAGCTCCCCGGTGCCTTGTTAACGGCAGGAGCGACCCGGCATGTATGGCTGAACCGGGAGTGGAAGCCGGCCCGACTGGATAAATGCGCGCCAAAGCTGTATGATGCATTGAAGGATACCCTTTTGGGGAGGAAGGAGTAG
- a CDS encoding acetyl-CoA carboxylase carboxyltransferase subunit alpha, translating to MSGELPFEMPLAEMRKKIDELKQFGQEKGIDFTDEIARLEERYSRLEEEIYSSISPSQKMHLARHQQRPTSLDLIQLIFTDFIELHGDRLYGDDLAVVGGLAKLDGVPVTVVGQQRGKDTKDNIARFFGSPHPEGFRKALRLMQQANKFKRPIITFIDTKGAYPGNTAEERGQSEAIARNLRDMSSLGVPVVCVVIGEGGSGGALAMAVGNRVLMLEHAIYSAISPNGAASILWKDASKADQAAEAMKITAKDLLEMEVIEEIIPEPKGGAHRNYEETAAAIRSALISQLKELSVMDACELKEDRYRKFRKIGEFDFAKAEPEDVIL from the coding sequence ATGTCAGGCGAATTGCCTTTTGAAATGCCACTTGCCGAAATGCGCAAGAAGATAGACGAACTGAAACAATTCGGACAGGAAAAAGGGATCGATTTCACGGATGAAATCGCCCGCCTGGAAGAACGATATAGTCGTTTGGAGGAAGAAATTTATTCCTCGATTTCGCCTTCCCAGAAAATGCATCTGGCCCGTCATCAGCAGCGGCCGACGTCGCTTGATCTGATCCAGCTGATCTTTACGGATTTCATCGAGCTGCATGGAGACCGTCTCTACGGGGACGACCTTGCCGTCGTCGGCGGCTTGGCCAAACTTGACGGCGTTCCGGTCACGGTGGTCGGCCAGCAGCGCGGCAAAGACACGAAGGACAACATCGCCCGTTTCTTCGGAAGTCCGCATCCGGAAGGCTTCCGAAAAGCCCTGCGGCTTATGCAGCAGGCGAACAAGTTCAAGCGTCCCATTATCACGTTTATTGATACAAAAGGCGCATATCCGGGTAATACAGCAGAAGAAAGAGGTCAGTCCGAGGCGATCGCCCGCAATTTGCGGGATATGTCGTCTCTTGGGGTGCCTGTTGTTTGTGTGGTCATCGGCGAAGGTGGAAGCGGCGGTGCTCTTGCGATGGCTGTAGGCAATCGCGTGCTGATGCTGGAGCACGCCATCTATTCCGCCATCTCGCCGAACGGCGCGGCATCCATTCTATGGAAGGATGCGTCCAAGGCGGACCAGGCCGCGGAAGCGATGAAGATCACCGCCAAGGACCTGCTTGAAATGGAAGTCATCGAGGAGATCATTCCTGAGCCTAAGGGCGGTGCGCACCGTAACTACGAGGAGACGGCCGCTGCCATTCGGAGCGCCCTGATCAGCCAGCTGAAGGAGCTGTCCGTGATGGATGCCTGCGAGCTGAAGGAAGACCGGTACCGCAAATTCCGCAAGATCGGCGAATTCGACTTTGCGAAGGCGGAACCGGAAGACGTTATCCTCTAA
- the pyk gene encoding pyruvate kinase — MRKTKIVCTIGPSSESLENTKKLIMAGMNVARLNFSHGDFEEHGNRIKNIRQACEELNKTVAILLDTKGPEIRTGKLEVEPIELVQDEYITLTTEEILGDKNRLSITYKELPQDVQVGSTILIDDGLIGLTVVEIQGTEIRCRIVNGGTIKSKKGVNVPGVAISLPGITEKDANDIIFGIEQGIDFIAASFVRKASDVLEIRELLKKHNGEHIQIISKIENQQGVDNLDEILEVSDGLMVARGDLGVEIPAEEVPLVQKRMIEKCNLAGKPVITATQMLDSMQRNPRPTRAEASDVANAIFDGTDAIMLSGETAAGKYPVESVLTMSRIAEKAESALNYRELFLKQRIAQETSVTEAISQSVAISALDLNAKAIISSTESGQTARMVSKYRPQAPIVAVTTQERTLRRLALTWGVTPVKGEQASSTDEMFDYALQGGVKSGLVKEGDLVVITAGVPLGRSGSTNLLKVDQIPQQK; from the coding sequence ATGCGCAAAACAAAAATTGTATGTACCATCGGTCCTTCCAGTGAATCGTTGGAAAACACCAAGAAGCTCATTATGGCCGGCATGAACGTGGCTCGTCTGAACTTCTCCCACGGCGACTTCGAGGAGCATGGCAACCGGATCAAGAACATCCGCCAAGCTTGCGAAGAGTTGAACAAAACGGTAGCGATCCTGCTTGATACCAAAGGACCGGAGATCCGTACAGGCAAACTTGAAGTGGAACCGATTGAGCTTGTACAAGATGAATATATCACCCTTACTACCGAGGAAATCCTTGGTGATAAGAATCGTTTGTCCATTACTTATAAAGAGTTGCCTCAAGACGTTCAAGTCGGATCGACGATCCTGATCGACGACGGCCTGATCGGTCTGACCGTGGTGGAGATTCAAGGCACCGAAATCAGATGCCGCATCGTTAATGGCGGAACCATTAAGAGCAAAAAAGGTGTTAACGTGCCGGGAGTCGCGATTTCCCTCCCAGGTATTACGGAAAAAGACGCCAACGATATCATTTTCGGGATCGAGCAGGGCATCGATTTTATTGCCGCTTCCTTCGTTCGTAAAGCAAGTGACGTGCTGGAAATTCGCGAATTGCTGAAGAAACACAATGGCGAGCACATCCAAATCATCTCCAAAATCGAGAACCAGCAGGGCGTTGACAATCTGGATGAAATCCTGGAAGTATCCGACGGCTTGATGGTAGCCCGTGGCGACCTCGGCGTTGAAATTCCGGCTGAGGAAGTTCCGTTGGTTCAAAAACGCATGATCGAAAAATGTAACCTGGCCGGCAAACCGGTCATTACGGCTACGCAAATGCTGGATTCCATGCAGCGCAACCCGCGTCCTACCCGTGCGGAAGCAAGTGACGTTGCCAATGCGATTTTCGACGGAACCGATGCCATCATGCTCTCCGGCGAAACGGCTGCAGGTAAATACCCGGTGGAATCCGTATTGACGATGTCCCGCATCGCGGAAAAAGCGGAATCCGCACTGAACTATCGTGAATTGTTCTTGAAGCAGCGCATTGCACAAGAAACCAGCGTAACCGAAGCGATCAGCCAATCGGTTGCGATTTCGGCACTCGACCTGAATGCCAAAGCGATCATTTCGTCTACCGAATCTGGTCAAACAGCTCGCATGGTATCCAAATACCGTCCACAGGCTCCTATCGTCGCCGTAACGACCCAAGAAAGAACGCTGAGACGTTTGGCACTGACTTGGGGCGTAACGCCGGTTAAAGGCGAGCAGGCTTCTTCTACGGACGAGATGTTTGATTATGCGCTGCAAGGCGGCGTGAAATCCGGACTCGTGAAAGAAGGCGACCTTGTTGTGATTACGGCGGGCGTGCCGCTGGGACGTTCCGGTTCCACGAACCTGCTGAAAGTGGACCAAATTCCACAGCAGAAGTAG